One window of Pelobates fuscus isolate aPelFus1 chromosome 9, aPelFus1.pri, whole genome shotgun sequence genomic DNA carries:
- the ALKBH6 gene encoding alpha-ketoglutarate-dependent dioxygenase alkB homolog 6 isoform X2: protein MQTGVGSCDLECFLLDKVPRAAYYIPEFISEQEEEYLLRQVYNAPKPKWTQLSGRKLQNWGGLPHPRGMVLEKLPSWLQTYTEKISSLGAFGDYSANHVLVNEYKSGEGIMPHEDGPLYYPTVTTISLGSHIVLDFYLPVDRECLEDQQLGSKSEDQRHVFSLLLEPRSLLLLREDLYTRYLHGIRPVMCDTLSHTVANLAQCSASSEETLQRGTRVSLTIRYVPKVLKTSLFFGKGR from the exons GTTCCTCGTGCGGCATATTACATCCCAGAATTCATCAGTGAGCAGGAGGAAGAATACCTGTTACGCCAG GTATATAACGCTCCCAAGCCCAAATGGACTCAGCTTTCTGGGAGGAAATTACAGAACTGGG GGGGCCTACCTCACCCTCGGGGAATGGTATTGGAAAAGCTGCCCTCCTGGCTGCAGACCTACACCGAGAAGATTTCATCATTGGGAGCGTTTGGTGATTACTCTGCCAACCATGTGCTAGTCAATGAGTATAAGTCTGGAGAGGGTATAATG CCTCATGAGGATGGTCCTCTATATTACCCCACAGTCACCACCATTAGCCTAGGGTCACATATTGTTTTGGACTTCTACTTGCCTGTGGATCGAGAATGTCTAGAGGACCAACAACTG GGTAGTAAGTCAGAGGATCAGCGCCATGTCTTTTCCCTGCTGCTGGAGCCACGGAGTCTCCTCCTTCTGCGTGAAGATCTGTATACGCGTTACCTTCATGGGATACGACCAGTGATGTGTGACACGTTGAGTCATACCGTAGCCAACTTAGCACAATGCTCAGCTTCTTCTGAGGAAACATTACAGAGAGGGACACGGGTGTCGCTGACTATCCGTTATGTCCCTAAAGTCCTGAAAACGTCCCTCTTCTTTGGGAAAGGGAGATGA
- the ALKBH6 gene encoding alpha-ketoglutarate-dependent dioxygenase alkB homolog 6 isoform X1, which yields MQTGVGSCDLECFLLDKQVPRAAYYIPEFISEQEEEYLLRQVYNAPKPKWTQLSGRKLQNWGGLPHPRGMVLEKLPSWLQTYTEKISSLGAFGDYSANHVLVNEYKSGEGIMPHEDGPLYYPTVTTISLGSHIVLDFYLPVDRECLEDQQLGSKSEDQRHVFSLLLEPRSLLLLREDLYTRYLHGIRPVMCDTLSHTVANLAQCSASSEETLQRGTRVSLTIRYVPKVLKTSLFFGKGR from the exons CAGGTTCCTCGTGCGGCATATTACATCCCAGAATTCATCAGTGAGCAGGAGGAAGAATACCTGTTACGCCAG GTATATAACGCTCCCAAGCCCAAATGGACTCAGCTTTCTGGGAGGAAATTACAGAACTGGG GGGGCCTACCTCACCCTCGGGGAATGGTATTGGAAAAGCTGCCCTCCTGGCTGCAGACCTACACCGAGAAGATTTCATCATTGGGAGCGTTTGGTGATTACTCTGCCAACCATGTGCTAGTCAATGAGTATAAGTCTGGAGAGGGTATAATG CCTCATGAGGATGGTCCTCTATATTACCCCACAGTCACCACCATTAGCCTAGGGTCACATATTGTTTTGGACTTCTACTTGCCTGTGGATCGAGAATGTCTAGAGGACCAACAACTG GGTAGTAAGTCAGAGGATCAGCGCCATGTCTTTTCCCTGCTGCTGGAGCCACGGAGTCTCCTCCTTCTGCGTGAAGATCTGTATACGCGTTACCTTCATGGGATACGACCAGTGATGTGTGACACGTTGAGTCATACCGTAGCCAACTTAGCACAATGCTCAGCTTCTTCTGAGGAAACATTACAGAGAGGGACACGGGTGTCGCTGACTATCCGTTATGTCCCTAAAGTCCTGAAAACGTCCCTCTTCTTTGGGAAAGGGAGATGA